In a genomic window of Glycine max cultivar Williams 82 chromosome 13, Glycine_max_v4.0, whole genome shotgun sequence:
- the LOC100776203 gene encoding cilia- and flagella-associated protein 20, giving the protein MIRMSDDDFELQIFKCAVTRVKPYICTMPLRMDEGWNQIQFNLVDFTKRAYGTNYVETLRVQVHANCRLRRIYFSDRLYSEEELPPEFKLYLPMQKS; this is encoded by the exons ATGATAAGAATGTCAGACGACGATTTCGAGCTTCAAATTTTCAAGTGT GCTGTCACTCGAGTAAAGCCCTACATTTGCACTATGCCACTGAGAATGGATGAGGGATGGAATCAAATCCAGTTTAACCTGGTTGATTTCACCAAGAGAGCTTATGGTACTAATTATGTGGAGACATTGCGAGTACAGGTCCATGCAAACTGTCGCCTGAGAAGGATATACTTCTCTGATCGCCTGTACTCTGAGGAGGAACTCCCACCTGAGTTTAAATTGTACCTTCCGATGCAG AAATCATGA
- the LOC100777280 gene encoding putative disease resistance RPP13-like protein 1 produces the protein MAETLVGGALLSAFLQVVFDKLASRQVLNFFHGRKLDEMLLSNLNVKLLSIDALAADAEQKQFRDPRVRAWLVDVKDVVLDAEDVLDEIDYELSKFEVETELESQSLTCTCKVPNLFNACFSSLNKGKIESRMREVLQKLEYLSSQKGDLGLKEGSGGGVGSGRKMPHKLPSTSLLSESVIYGRDDDREMVINWLISDNENCNQLSILSIVGMGGLGKTTLAQHVFNDPKMEDQFSIQAWVCVSDELDVFKVTRTILEAITKSTDDSRDLEMVQGRLKDKLAGKRFLLVLDDIWNENRENWEAVQTPLKYGAQGSRILVTTRSKKVASIMRSNKVHHLNQLQEDHCWQVFGKHAFQDDNSLLNPELKEIGIKIVEKCKGLPLALKTIGSLLHTKSSVSEWGSVLTSKIWDLPKEDSEIIPALLLSYNHLPSHLKRCFAYCSLFPKDYKFDKEHLILLWMAENFLHCLNQSQSPEEVGEQYFDDLLSRSFFQQSSRFPTCFVMHDLLNDLAKYVCGDICFRLGVDRAKSTPKTTRHFSVAINHVQYFDGFGASYDTKRLRTFMPTSGGMNFLCGWHCNMSIHEFSRFKFLHVLSLSYCSGLTDVPDSVDDLKHLRSLDLSGTRIKKLPDSICSLYNLQILKVGFCRNLEELPYNLHKLINLRHLEFIGTKVRKVPMHLGKLKNLHVWMSWFDVGNSSEFSIQMLGELNLHGSLSIGELQNIVNPSDALAVNMKNKIHIVELEFEWNWNWNPEDSRKEREVLENLQPYKHLEKLSIRNYGGTQFPRWLFDNSSLNVLSLKLDCCKYCSCLPPLGLLPSLKHLTVAGLDGIVGINADFYGSSSSSFKSLETLHFSDMEEWEEWECNSVTGAFPRLQHLSIEQCPKLKGNLPEQLLHLKNLVICDCKKLVASAPRALQIRELELRDCGNVQFDYHPSTLKWLTITGHNIEASSLEKIGHIISDTSLEFLHIYYCPNMKIPTSHCYDFLVTLKISGGCDSLITFPLDFFPKLSSLDLRCCNLKTISQGQPHNHLKDLKISGCPQFESFPREGLSAPWLERFSIEGLESMKSLPERMHFLLPSLTSISILDCPQVESFSDGGFPSNLKKMDLSNCSKLIASLEGALGANTSLETLSIRKVDVESFPDEGLLPPSLTSLWIYNCPNLKKLDYKGLCHLSFLEILLLYYCGSLQCLPEEGLPKSISTLEIFGCPLLKQRCQQPEGEDWGKIAHIKNIRLW, from the coding sequence ATGGCAGAAACATTAGTTGGTGGTGCTCTTCTTTCTGCTTTCCTTCAGGTTGTATTTGACAAGCTTGCTTCACGTCAAGTTCTGAACTTCTTTCATGGAAGAAAATTGGATGAGATGCTGCTGAGCAATTTGAATGTCAAGCTGCTCTCCATTGATGCTCTGGCTGCTGATGCAGAACAAAAGCAGTTCAGAGATCCTCGTGTGAGAGCATGGCTCGTTGATGTCAAAGATGTTGTGCTTGACGCAGAGGATGTTTTGGATGAAATAGACTATGAACTCTCCAAATTTGAAGTGGAAACTGAATTGGAATCTCAATCTCTAACCTGTACTTGCAAGGTACCAAATCTCTTCAACGCGTGTTTCAGTTCATTAAATAAAGGGAAAATTGAGTCAAGGATGAGAGAAGTCCTTCAAAAACTAGAATATCTCTCAAGCCAAAAGGGTGATTTAGGATTAAAAGAAGGTAGTGGTGGTGGGGTTGGATCAGGTAGGAAAATGCCACACAAATTGCCATCAACATCTTTACTGAGTGAAAGTGTTATATATGGTAGAGATGATGACAGAGAAATGGTTATTAATTGGCTGATATCTGACAATGAGAATTGTAATCAGCTATCAATACTTTCTATTGTGGGTATGGGCGGGTTGGGTAAGACCACCCTTGCCCAACATGTATTTAATGACCCAAAGATGGAGGATCAATTTAGTATCCAAGCTTGGGTATGTGTTTCAGATGAACTTGATGTCTTCAAGGTAACAAGAACAATTCTTGAGGCAATCACTAAATCAACTGATGATAGTAGAGACCTAGAAATGGTTCAGGGAAGGTTGAAAGATAAATTGGCAGGAAAGAGATTTCTTCTTGTTTTAGACGACATTTGGAATGAAAATCGAGAGAACTGGGAAGCCGTGCAAACTCCGCTTAAATATGGAGCTCAGGGAAGTAGAATTCTTGTCACTACACGCAGTAAGAAAGTTGCTTCCATTATGCGGTCAAATAAAGTACATCACCTAAACCAGTTACAAGAAGATCACTGTTGGCAAGTTTTTGGTAAACATGCATTCCAAGATGATAATAGTCTGTTAAATCCTGAGTTGAAGGAGATTGGTATAAAGATAGTTGAAAAGTGTAAAGGATTGCCTCTAGCCTTGAAAACAATTGGAAGTCTTTTACACACAAAGTCGTCTGTTTCGGAATGGGGAAGTGTATTAACGAGCAAAATATGGGACTTACCAAAAGAAGATAGTGAAATTATTCCTGCTTTGTTATTGAGCTATAACCACCTTCCTTCACATCTCAAGAGATGCTTTGCTTATTGTTCCTTATTCCCCAAAGATTATAAGTTTGACAAGGAGCATTTAATTCTGTTGTGGATGGCTGAAAATTTTCTTCACTGCCTTAACCAGAGTCAGAGTCCAGAAGAAGTTGGTGAACAGTACTTTGATGATCTGCTGTCAAGGTCCTTCTTTCAACAATCAAGCAGATTTCCAACATGTTTTGTCATGCATGACCTTCTCAATGATTTGGCAAAATATGTTTGTGGGGACATCTGTTTCAGGTTGGGAGTTGATAGAGCAAAAAGTACACCAAAAACAACCCGTCATTTTTCAGTTGCAATCAATCATGTTCAATATTTTGATGGATTTGGGGCTTCATATGATACTAAAAGGTTACGTACATTTATGCCAACAAGTGGGGGAATGAATTTTCTTTGTGGTTGGCATTGCAACATGTCTATACATGAGTTCTCTAGGTTTAAGTTCTTACACGTCTTATCTTTGTCTTATTGTTCTGGCCTTACAGATGTGCCTGATTCTGTAGATGATCTTAAACATCTTCGTTCATTAGACCTCTCTGGTACCCGCATAAAAAAACTACCTGATTCAATATGTTCTCTCTATAACCTGCAAATACTGAAGGTGGGATTTTGTCGCAATTTGGAGGAGCTTCCATATAATTTGCACAAACTCATCAATTTGCGTCACCTTGAATTTATAGGAACTAAAGTGAGAAAGGTGCCAATGCATTTGGGAAAACTGAAGAATCTTCATGTATGGATGAGTTGGTTTGATGTTGGCAATAGTAGCGAGTTCAGTATTCAGATGCTAGGAGAGCTCAATCTTCATGGAAGTTTATCAATTGGGGAGTTGCAGAATATTGTGAATCCCTCTGATGCATTAGCAgtgaatatgaaaaataaaatacacattGTGGAGCTTGAGTTTGAATGGAATTGGAACTGGAACCCAGAAGATTCAAGGAAAGAAAGGGAAGTACTTGAGAATCTACAACCTTACAAACACTTGGAGAAGTTGTCAATCAGGAACTATGGTGGTACACAATTTCCCAGATGGTTATTTGATAATTCATCATTGAATGTGCTGTCCTTAAAGTTAGATTGCTGTAAATATTGCTCATGTTTGCCTCCCCTTGGACTTTTGCCATCTCTCAAACACCTGACAGTTGCAGGGCTGGATGGGATAGTGGGTATTAATGCTGATTTTTATGGGAGTAGCTCTTCTTCATTTAAATCCTTGGAAACATTGCACTTCTCTGATATGGAGGAATGGGAAGAATGGGAATGTAACTCTGTCACAGGTGCTTTTCCACGTCTTCAACATCTTTCTATAGAGCAATGTCCCAAATTGAAAGGGAATCTACCAGAACAACTTCTTCATTTAAAGAATCTAGTTATATGTGACTGCAAAAAACTCGTGGCTTCTGCTCCCAGGGCTCTACAAATCCGTGAATTAGAACTCCGGGACTGTGGCAATGTGCAATTTGATTATCATCCAAGTACTTTGAAATGGCTGACAATTACAGGACACAACATAGAAGCATCTTCACTCGAAAAGATTGGGCACATCATATCTGATACTTCTCTTGAATTCTTGCACATTTATTATTGCCCAAATATGAAAATTCCCACGAGTCATTGCTATGATTTCCTTGTAACATTGAAGATCAGTGGTGGCTGTGACTCTCTAATAACTTTTCCACTGGATTTCTTCCCAAAACTCAGTTCGCTTGATCTTAGGTGTTGTAATCTAAAAACAATTTCACAGGGGCAGCCTCATAATCATCTCAAGGATCTGAAAATTAGTGGGTGCCCTCAATTTGAGTCATTTCCTAGAGAAGGATTATCTGCACCTTGGCTAGAGAGATTTAGTATTGAAGGGTTGGAGAGCATGAAATCATTGCCAGAACGCATGCATTTCCTTCTTCCATCTCTTACTAGCATATCAATACTTGATTGTCCACAAGTGGAGTCGTTCTCTGATGGAGGTTTTCCATCAAATCTAAAAAAGATGGATCTCTCAAATTGCTCCAAACTTATTGCTTCACTTGAAGGGGCTTTGGGAGCCAACACCTCTCTAGAAACCTTGTCTATTCGAAAAGTGGATGTAGAGTCTTTTCCTGATGAAGGATTGCTTCCACCCTCTCTCACTTCTCTGTGGATCTATAATTGTCCAAATCTTAAAAAATTGGACTACAAGGGTCTTTGCCACCTCTCCTTTCTCGAGATATTGCTTCTTTATTACTGTGGCAGCCTCCAATGCTTACCAGAGGAAGGTCTGCCCAAATCCATTTCAACTCTTGAAATTTTTGGCTGTCCGTTGCTCAAACAGCGTTGCCAACAACCAGAAGGTGAAGACTGGGGAAAGATTGCtcacataaaaaacataaggcTTTGGTAA
- the LOC100811151 gene encoding uncharacterized protein: protein MMALENSENMQINCEASLKCLQGKGFPCNFQSNGSSMEGFTELKNEPGTHPSGDVAEPNCHLGSEFLEPSNEFHTKPTYHQNYSTWTPCHFNSHKVQQCQMNAFESHYYPYPVENPLQYVPINMVAQGYPREQYQEFQYFVVIDFEATCDKDKNPHPQEIIEFPSVIVSSITGQLEACFQTYVRPTCNQLLSDFCKDLTGIQQIQVDRGVTLSEALLRHDKWLEKKGIKNSNFAVVTWSNWDCRVMLESECRFKKIRKPPYFNRWINLRIPFREVFGAVKCNLKEAVEIAGLAWQGRAHCGLDDAKNTARLLALLMHRGFKFSITNSIMWQTADRPLMWKQSPEQPIVFPHCPYKAKDITTPVVQYHPFCFCGVKSSRGMVRKPGPKQGSLFFGCGNWTATRGARCHYFEWASN, encoded by the exons ATGATGGCCCTTGAAAATTCTG AAAATATGCAAATAAACTGTGAGGCATCTTTAAAATGCCTCCAGGGCAAGGGATTTCCTTGCAATTTTCAGAGTAATGGGAGTTCTATGGAAGGCTTTACAGAGCTTAAAAATGAGCCTGGTACTCATCCTTCTGGGGATGTTGCTGAGCCTAACTGTCACTTAGGCAGTGAGTTTCTTGAGCCTTCCAATGAATTTCACACCAAACCTACTTATCACCAAAATTACAGCACCTGGACACCCTGCCATTTTAACTCTCACAAGGTGCAGCAATGCCAAATGAATGCTTTTGAGAGCCATTACTATCCTTATCCTGTTGAGAATCCACTTCAGTATGTTCCAATTAATATGGTTGCTCAGGGTTACCCGCGTGAGCAATATCAGGAATTTCAGTATTTTGTGGTGATAGACTTTGAGGCTACCTGTGACAAGGATAAAAATCCCCACCCTCAAGAAATAATTGAGTTTCCATCTGTTATAGTGAGTAGCATCACTGGCCAGCTGGAAGCGTGTTTTCAAACATATGTGAGGCCCACCTGCAATCAGCTTCTGAGTGATTTCTGCAAGGATCTGACCGGCATCCAGCAAATTCAG GTGGACAGAGGTGTTACATTGAGTGAGGCTCTACTAAGGCATGACAAATGGCTTGAGAAGAAGGGAATAAAGAATTCCAACTTTGCTGTGGTTACATGGTCCAACTGGGATTGTCGGGTGATGCTTGAATCTGAGTGCCGATTCAAGAAGATACGGAAGCCTCCTTACTTCAACCG CTGGATCAACTTAAGGATTCCTTTCCGTGAGGTATTTGGTGCTGTGAAGTGCAATCTAAAGGAAGCTGTTGAGATAGCCGGCTTGGCCTGGCAGGGTCGTGCACATTGCGGccttgatgatgccaaaaataCTGCTCGCCTGTTGGCGCTTCTCATGCACCGGGGTTTTAAATTTTCCATTACCAATTCCATAATGTGGCAGACAGCTGATCGACCACTGATGTGGAAACAGTCACCAGAACAACCAATCGTTTTCCCTCATTGCCCCTACAAAGCAAAGGATATCACTACCCCCGTTGTTCAGTATCACCCTTTCTGCTTCTGTGGGGTGAAAAGCAGCAGGGGCATGGTGAGGAAGCCGGGTCCCAAGCAAGGGAGCCTCTTCTTTGGATGTGGAAATTGGACTGCGACTAGAGGTGCTCGCTGCCATTACTTCGAATGGGCTTCTAACTGA